One region of Haloprofundus salilacus genomic DNA includes:
- a CDS encoding dihydrofolate reductase family protein → MKTQYYTATTINGYLTDEDDSLDWLFQFGDIGDIEGVQDNYSQFIDQVGALAMGSTTYEWIIEHENLVENPEQWQYEVPAWVFSSRKLPVVEGADIRFVQGDVAPVHADMVKAADGKNVWLVGGGDLVGQFHDHGLLDEIILSVAPVTLTSGAPLLPRAITTPPLKLATVQKYGDVFAVLTYEVQQLSEG, encoded by the coding sequence ATGAAGACCCAATATTACACAGCAACAACCATCAACGGCTATCTCACCGACGAGGACGATTCACTCGACTGGCTCTTTCAGTTTGGAGATATCGGGGATATCGAGGGTGTACAGGACAACTACTCGCAGTTCATAGACCAGGTTGGTGCCTTGGCCATGGGTTCGACGACCTATGAGTGGATTATCGAGCACGAAAACCTAGTCGAGAACCCGGAACAGTGGCAGTACGAGGTCCCGGCTTGGGTGTTTAGCAGTCGGAAATTGCCGGTGGTCGAGGGTGCGGACATTCGCTTCGTGCAGGGGGATGTCGCGCCCGTCCATGCGGATATGGTGAAGGCCGCAGACGGTAAGAACGTCTGGCTCGTCGGTGGTGGTGACCTTGTCGGACAGTTTCACGACCACGGTCTACTCGACGAGATTATTCTCAGCGTTGCTCCCGTCACGCTCACTTCGGGTGCACCACTATTACCGCGCGCGATCACAACCCCTCCTCTGAAACTAGCTACTGTGCAAAAATATGGCGATGTATTTGCGGTTCTAACCTATGAGGTGCAGCAGTTAAGTGAAGGGTAA